A genomic stretch from Anser cygnoides isolate HZ-2024a breed goose chromosome 30, Taihu_goose_T2T_genome, whole genome shotgun sequence includes:
- the LOC136787606 gene encoding olfactory receptor 14C36-like, with amino-acid sequence MANSSSVSEFLLLAFADTRELQLLHFGLFLGIYLAALLGNGLILTAVACDHRLHTPMYFFLLNLALLDVGSISTTLPKAMANALWDTRAISYQGCAAQVFLFVFLMSAEYSLLTIMSYDRYVAICKPLHYGSLVGSRACAQMAAAAWGSGFLNAVLHTATTFSLPLCQGNAVEQFFCEIPQILKLSCSDAYLRELGALVCSVSLFFGCFIFIVLSYVLIFRAELRMPSEKGRHKAFSTCLPHLAVVSLFVSTALFAYLKPPSISSPSLDPLVAVLYSVVPPAVNPLIYSMRNKELKQALWKLMTRCVSEATRCICSAHSL; translated from the coding sequence atggccaacagcagctctgtgagcgagttcctcctgctggcatttgcagacacgcgggagctgcagctcctgcacttcgggctcttcctgggcatctacctggctgccctcctgggcaacggcctcatcctcaccgccgtagcctgcgaccaccgcctccacacccccatgtacttcttcctcctcaacctcgccctcctcgacgtgggatccatctccaccactctccccaaagccatggccaatgccctctgggacaccagggccatctcctatcaagggtgtgctgcacaggtctttctgtttgtatttttgatgtCAGCTGAATATTCCCTTCTCACtatcatgtcctacgaccgctacgtggccatctgcaagcccctgcactacgggagcctcgtgggcagcagagcttgtgcccagatggcagcagctgcctggggcagtggctttctcaatgctgtcctgcacacggccactacattttccctgcccctctgccaaggcaatgctgtggagcagttcttctgtgaaatcccccagatcctcaagctctcctgttcagatgcctacctcagggaacttggggcacttgtgtgtagtgtttctttattttttggttgctttattttcattgtgctgtcctatgtgctgATCTTCAGGGCGgagctgaggatgccctctgagaagggccggcacaaagccttttccacgtgcctccctcacctggccgtggtctccctgtttgtcagcactgccctgtttgcctacctgaagcccccctccatctcttccccatccctggacccgctggtggcagttctgtactcggtggtgcctccagcagtgaaccccctcatctatagcatgaggaacaaggagcttAAGCAAGCGCTGTGGAAATTAATGACTAGATGTGTTTCAGAA